The nucleotide sequence GCCCAAGCCAGCTCAGTACTGGGCTCCAGCTCGCTGGCCTCAGTGCCGGCGGACGCTGACTGGGCGCTGGAAGCCCCGACCGTCACGGTGGTCGACCCGCCGCCGCCACCTCCACCTCCGCCTCCCACACGGTCAAATCGTTCATACTCCGCGCCAGCGGCCACACCGGTGGCCGTGGCGCCACCGGCTTCAGTGGCCGGGAATGTCATTCTGGAAATCGCTTTCCAGTACCAAGGTGTGCCCTACGTCTACGGTGGCAACACGCCCAGGGGTTTTGATTGCTCCGGCTTTGTCCAGTACGTCTACGGGCAGGCCGGCATTTCGATCCCGCGCACTGACAGCCAAATCAGGGCCGCCGGCACGGTCGTCTCTGCGGCCGATGCCAGGCCTGGCGACGTCATCTGGAAGCCCGGCCACGTGGCCATCTTCGTGGGCGATGGCATGCAGATTGATGCGCCGCATACCGGCACCGTGGTGCAGGTTAGGGCCATTACCTTCTCCAACCCGGTTTTCCTGCGCTTCTGACGCCCTTGGGCGTCGGTGGCTTACACCAGCGGCAAACCTGCTGGTCAACGGCGAGTTGCCAGTCATCCAGACCTAGGGTAGAATAGACAGGTTGCGCTTCTCTAGACCAGGGCG is from Micrococcales bacterium and encodes:
- a CDS encoding C40 family peptidase, with the protein product MSNRITTPKHRADGPATTPLTAVSASMEGVGRKAAVAVASTGMLTAVGAAPALAASDLVDGAGLTSTQASSSAALSSAQASSVLGSSSLASVPADADWALEAPTVTVVDPPPPPPPPPPTRSNRSYSAPAATPVAVAPPASVAGNVILEIAFQYQGVPYVYGGNTPRGFDCSGFVQYVYGQAGISIPRTDSQIRAAGTVVSAADARPGDVIWKPGHVAIFVGDGMQIDAPHTGTVVQVRAITFSNPVFLRF